In Oryza brachyantha chromosome 2, ObraRS2, whole genome shotgun sequence, a single window of DNA contains:
- the LOC102721705 gene encoding protein NDL1-like, with product MGDSGGSVVSIDVERISFGGKEHHIHTNHGPVSVAVYGDHDKPALVTYPDIALNHMSCFQGLLFCPEVASLLLHNFCIYHISPPGHELGAAPISPSAPIPSVDDLADQVADVLDFFGLGSVMCLGVTAGAYILTLFAAKYRDRVLGLILVSPLCKAPTWTEWFYNKVASNLLYYYGMCGVVVEGLLQRYFSKEVRGCSDLPESDIVQACRSLLDQRQSMNVWRFVQTMNERYDLTEDLKQLQCRTLIFVGEYSQFHTEAVHMTSKLDRRYCALVEVQACGSLVTEEQPHAMLIPMEYFFMGYGLYRPSQLDCSPRSPLSPFCISAELLSPESMGVKLKPIKTRVRLEV from the exons ATGGGGGACTCCGGCGGCTCCGTCGTGTCGATCGACGTCGAGCGCATCTCCTTCGGCGGCAAA GAACATCATATACATACAAATCATGGACCCGTATCTGTTGCAGTGTATGGTGACCATGACAAGCCTGCTCTTGTTACTTATCCAGATATTGCTTTAAATC ATATGTCCTGCTTCCAAGGATTGCTCTTCTGCCCTGAAGTTGCTTCATTGCTGCTTCACAATTTTTGCATTTACCATATCAGCCCCCCAGGACATGAG TTGGGGGCAGCTCCAATTTCGCCAAGTGCTCCTATACCATCTGTTGATGATTTGGCTGATCAGGTTGCAGATGTTCTCGATTTCTTTGG GTTAGGTTCTGTTATGTGCTTAGGTGTCACTGCGGGTGCTTACATTCTTACTCTCTTCGCA GCGAAGTATAGGGATCGTGTACTAGGTCTTATTCTTGTTTCTCCCCTATGTAAAGCTCCCACTTGGACTGAGTGGTTCTATAATAAG GTGGCATCCAATTTGTTATATTACTATGGGATGTgtggggtggtggtggagggctTACTGCAGCGGTACTTCAGCAAG GAAGTGCGGGGGTGCTCTGATTTACCTGAATCTGACATAGTGCAGGCTTGTAGAAGT TTGCTAGATCAACGGCAGAGCATGAACGTGTGGCGGTTCGTACAGACAATGAATGA GAGATATGATTTGACAGAAGACCTGAAGCAGCTTCAGTGTAGGACCCTGATTTTTGTTGGTGAGTACTCTCAGTTCCACACAGAGGCTGTTCACATGACATCAAAGCTCGACAGGAGATACTGTGCTCTAGTTGAG GTCCAAGCATGTGGGTCGCTCGTAACGGAGGAGCAACCGCACGCTATGCTTATACCGATGGAGTACTTCTTCATGGGTTATGGCCTGTACAGACCGAGCCAGTTGGACTGTAGCCCGCGAAGCCCCCTCAGCCCATTCTGTATATCGGCTGAACTCCTGTCGCCTGAGAGCATGGGAGTAAAACTAAAGCCAATCAAGACGAGAGTTAGGCTTGAAGTGTAG
- the LOC102721986 gene encoding pentatricopeptide repeat-containing protein At3g06430, chloroplastic, with translation MALAAAAATFRPRLAVTASDTTDTRRRHWKAGEFPFPTSSPDAPRRRTSKPAPEEERDSSGSRGGRKHWKAGEFPATTPDGEPSRRRRTPIKNVKKRLDARADAKAWACTVTEALADRIAAKNWQEALQVFEMLKEQPFYHPKEGTFMKLLLLLGRSGQPSRARSLFEEMLSQGCNPTPELYTALIAAYCRNGLLDDAFRLLDDMKASPLCQPDVYTYSTIIKACVDDSRFDMVDALYREMADRGIAPNTVTQNIVLSGYGRAGRLDDMEKVLSAMLESRTSKPDVWTMNIILSLFGNRGQVELMEKWYEKFRGYGIEPETRTLNILIGAYGKKRMYDKMSAVMEYMRKLAFPWTTATFNNVIEAFAESADAKNMEHTFNQMRAEGMKPDTKTFCCLINGFSNAGLFHKVVGMVKLAERLDVPMDTSFHNAVLAACAKADDLMEMERVFRHMKQIQCVPDATTYSVLVEAYRKEGMTDKIYGLQQENPSLVPTDLVHV, from the coding sequence atggcgctcgccgccgccgccgccaccttccgccctcgcctcgccgtcaccgcctccgaCACCACGgacacccgccgccgccactggaAGGCCGGCGAGTTCCCCttccccacctcctcccccgacgcgccccgccgccgcaccagCAAGCCCGCACCGGAGGAAGAGCGGGATAGCAGCGGCAGCAGAGGCGGGCGCAAACACTGGAAGGCAGGCGAGTTCCCCGCCACGACGCCCGACGGCGAACccagccggcgccggaggacACCCATCAAGAACGTCAAGAAGCGGCTGGACGCCCGCGCGGACGCCAAGGCGTGGGCCTGCACCGTCACCGAGGCCCTCGCCGACCGCATCGCCGCCAAGAATTGGCAAGAAGCTCTTCAGGTGTTCGAGATGCTCAAGGAGCAGCCTTTCTACCATCCCAAGGAGGGCACCTTCATGaagctcctgctgctgctgggcaGGTCGGGCCAGCCATCCCGCGCACGCAGCCTCTTCGAAGAAATGCTGAGCCAAGGATGCAACCCCACGCCGGAGCTCTACACGGCCCTGATCGCCGCCTACTGCAGGAACGGCCTCCTCGACGACGCCTTCCGCCTTCTCGACGACATGAAGGCCTCCCCGCTCTGCCAGCCTGATGTCTATACCTACAGCACCATCATCAAGGCCTGCGTCGACGACTCGCGATTTGACATGGTTGATGCTTTGTATAGAGAGATGGCCGACCGCGGCATCGCGCCCAACACCGTCACGCAGAACATTGTTCTTAGTGGGTATGGCAGGGCCGGGAGGTTGGATGACATGGAGAAAGTACTCTCCGCGATGCTCGAAAGCAGAACTAGCAAGCCGGATGTCTGGACTATGAACATTATCTTGAGCCTGTTTGGTAACAGGGGTCAGGTTGAATTGATGGAGAAGTGGTATGAGAAATTCCGAGGCTATGGGATCGAGCCGGAGACTCGGACACTCAACATTCTCATTGGTGCATATGGGAAGAAGCGGATGTATGACAAGATGTCTGCAGTGATGGAGTACATGCGCAAGCTAGCGTTTCCATGGACAACCGCGACATTCAACAACGTGATCGAGGCATTCGCTGAGTCAGCCGATGCAAAAAACATGGAGCACACATTTAACCAGATGCGTGCAGAGGGAATGAAGCCAGATACCAAGACCTTCTGTTGTCTCATAAACGGGTTTAGCAACGCTGGTCTTTTTCATAAGGTGGTCGGCATGGTTAAGCTGGCTGAGAGGCTTGATGTGCCAATGGACACATCTTTCCATAATGCTGTTCTTGCGGCATGCGCAAAAGCAGATGAtttgatggagatggagagggTCTTCAGGCACATGAAGCAAATACAATGTGTCCCAGATGCTACAACATACTCCGTCTTGGTGGAGGCTTATCGGAAAGAAGGAATGACTGACAAGATCTATGGTTTGCAACAGGAGAACCCAAGTTTGGTTCCAACTGACCTTGTCCATGTGTAG